TTCCCACGCAAGTAATACCCATATGCTCCCTCAAGACCCACGCGTGTGTAGTAACCACTATCATCTTGACGCTCATACCCTACGGTACGCTCTGCCATTTTCTCAAGTGGATGCTCACGCTCTGTATGCTCCTCGATAATAATCCCGCCTCTAAATTGACCTTTATTAAATAATGGTAGAGACTTAATCTTCACATACTCTGCGTAGCCTAGTTTTCTAGCAATAAACAGGTAACGGTTTTTGGTATTACGTGCTTTACGTAGTCTATTCTCATAATAAGATTGAGGCTTCCCTAAAACTTTAGAAAGACCCTTAGAAAGACCAACTATATTCTCGTTGAAATTCTCCTTAGATGGTGCTACTGCGTCCCATCGTATATCGTATTTGATTTGTGAAGTAGCAAGAAGACTCCCATCTTCTGCATAAAGATTACCACGAGTAGCTGGGATGGTCACCATCTTCTCTGTGCTAGTAGTAGCAAGCTCACGATACTTAGCACCTTGAAACACCTGAATCACAATAAGCTTGTATGCAATTATGATCGCTAGGAGGAACATACATCCAGCGACGAAATAAAGGCGGTTTAATATGTGCTTCTCTGTGGTTGCCACGTTATTAATCTGTTTCTTGCGTTGTTACTTTTATCTTTTTGGGCGGCACATTAGAAGGTTTAATTCCTCTTGCCTCTAACGCTCTTGCCACACTACTATTTGTTTTTAACTTCCAGAGATTTACTCGGCTGTCTACCGCTTCGCTTCTCAGCTCGGCTACTTCTTCTTTTAATCTTGCAATCTCATAGACCTTCTCATCTGCTCTGTGCGAACTAGCAATCATGATTAATGCTAGAACTGAAATGAAAATGATCATCCTCCAGTTTTTAAAGGCGTCCTCATCTACTAGAAATTTACCCTTGAGTATATTATTAAACTTGCTCACTGCGTCCCTTAAAGTTTTTCAGCGATTCTCAACTTTGCACTGCGCGCTCTGTTGTTTAATTTTATCTCTTTACCGTCTGGAATAATGAGCTTTCCTACTTTCTTAAAAGGAACCTCAAAATTCCCATACATATCTTTCTCCGGCTCACCTTCAAACATCCCACTCCTTATATACCTTTTCACTAGACGGTCTTCAAGTGAGTGATAGCTTATCAAGCTTATTCTCCCACCTGCATCAAGCAGTTGCTCTGTTTGCATTAAAAACTCCTTAAGCACTTCGATCTCCTGATTTACTTCTATGCGAATTGCCTGGTAAATCTGAGCAAGTATTTTATGCTCTCTATGTTTAGGCAAAAATGGAGCTAACACTTTTTTAAGGTGCTCACTTGTTTTTATAAA
The genomic region above belongs to Dokdonia sp. Dokd-P16 and contains:
- a CDS encoding FtsL-like putative cell division protein; translated protein: MSKFNNILKGKFLVDEDAFKNWRMIIFISVLALIMIASSHRADEKVYEIARLKEEVAELRSEAVDSRVNLWKLKTNSSVARALEARGIKPSNVPPKKIKVTTQETD